TGCAGCGCCTTCAATAGCTGAACTGAATACTGCTGGTGTATGCACAGTTCAGTTATTGAAGCCGCAGCCCGAAGCAGGTAACAGATGGAGCAGGTGTACACATTGACTGATCTACATTTTATTCTGGTCCAGGGTGGACTTTTCTGTCCTTCAGCATATCTAAACATACCTGGAAAAGCAGGACATTCCAGTGCTGATGACTGTGTTGAAAACTGCCCATGATACAAACCAAAGGTGGAAGGGGCTGTTCACCCATCGATCTGGGAAGATATATGCAGAGTAGGCAATGGCTGACCCTGAAATTAGAAACCCAAATTTAGTACAGAACTGATCTGAAAGCCCTGGGGCAATAAGCTAACTATAGACAACAAGGTGACCGACAGACCATGGTTGTAAAATACGGCTTTTTACCAGAAAGGGCTACTTCACATATATCCAGTTCAGTGATGTGATTCAGTTTTTCTCTGGCCTGGTGCAAAAATGCTAGAGAGAAACTGAAGCTGTAACTGATCCCATAGATATTTTATAGGGTTGTTCATAATTATCATTTGTGATGCCGGatgtcaaatagcgctggagagaAAAACACTGCATGCTGGGTTTTTCGATCTAATGCTATCAGTCTACATACAAAATCGTACCGCTTCACTAGAGTGTACATACACATATAGCACTTGTGtctgtttccacaaaaatatACCTGGCAGAACACAACTGACGTACGGTATTTGCACCCAGCATAATAGACCCTACCAAAAGCCTGATGAAGTCACATAAACATACTGTATCTTATAGCAAAGAGTACAGATTTCTAGAGGAACTGACCATGGTGAATAAGGATACTTATTTTCCGAGACAATTTTTATACAAGGAGCCCATTCTATACGCAATGAGTACAActcacagtatagtacagtatataatgagacaaaaaaataaaaaagacaaacCACTGCACAATTTATACCATTATACTACAGCTGGAGTTGGAACAGTATTTTCATAAGAGCAGTTTGGATGACTCTCTTGGCAATGTTCACACCCAAAACATTCCAATAGTATTCGTGGGAAACGTGGTATCTGAAGCACCTCTCTTTTATGTAAACTATTTCCTTACCCAAGCTGTACATGCTTAATGCTCCATAGTCCAGGAAAAAGCAAATGTGCCGCGCTTGGATGGACATAATACTGAATGTATGAGCACAGGTGGACATCAGAGGGTAGATGCAGCAGGACAGGAGGTAGACCAAAAGTGGCCACAAAAAGGGATCATGTAATGAGGAAAGAAGTGCCAGAATTCGCCATAGGAAGTACCTGTAGAGACATAGAACATTCTTCTTAGCTTCTTGTAAGCCTGTGGACAATGATAGCTATATGTGATGTGCTGGGGTGAATAGGATTAGAGGTAGAAAACTGAGGTGCATActacttttatatgttttatatataacaTTTATGTACTGTAAAACAAAGTCTAATAACATGATATAATTTATAGCAACATTGGATCACTTTAGCAGGGTGGAAGACATTCATCAATTAGAGTCTGCATTGTGATTTACGTGAAATGTATCCAATGTCGTAGCATGGTTAATACATTTGATGCGGTCCAACACTTCTGTCTTGAAATGTTACTCCACTTTCTATACCACCCCTTTACTGTAGTGTAAGATTGTGacaatttttgcaactttttaaaactaATTACCATAGCTAACCACTCCCACTATTCCACCCACGGTCACTAAATTTTTTCCCCAAATCAGCTCAAAGTCACAAAGCACTATTTTACTTTTTGAAGCCAACGTTCAGGTGCGCAGGACttgataaattatcccctatattCTTTATGCTACATGCATTTGACTACCTGTAGTAGTTAAAGGCAAGAAGAAGGGACTCTCAAAAATGCAATGTGAGAAAGGAGTTTTACAAAGATGGGCAGGCAGTTGATAAATTACAgatattaaagagcatctgtcagcatgatcaaccctattaaaccaggtatactgcctgggttgatcatgctgattcagatgatacctttcttttgtttGCATGGTAAACAACTGCAGATATCtgcgtttttattcatatgcaaaggaaaaagacagggctagacatcagcatgctgaagggagagctgtgtcctagcatgtacatTTCATATAAGCTACTTACTATAGCTTTACCATGTTAATAATAGCATTTTgtctatgcttagaaagctaataggGGCACAGTAtttgattataaagaaaccagtaagctttctaagcatagaaaacctATATTCTCAACATGTTAAGGCTATAGTaagtatatgatatgtacatgctatGACAAAGTTTTAGGACACAGTTCTGCTTTCAGCATGCTGatgtcctgtcaatcaaggggagtgtgcagagcagagagggtgttacaaaagcagtgctccaaggatttaGCCCTGCCCACTAGTGCTCCAACTTGCTTATTTGCTTAAGAATAAAAaagcagatatctctgcagccgtTTAACATACAGgcaaaagaaaggtatagttttaatcggCATGATCAACCGTACCAGGCAGTAtgcttggtttaatagggttgatcacaGTGATAGAGGCTCTTTAAGGTACGTTTAGGCAAAAAGGTCACCTTACCAAGGGCATATCTACAGGAGGTGCAGAAGTTGCTGTTAGACCTGGGCAGAGGAGCCGGTGATGGCCCAAATTGTTACTTTGCCCCATATGATGAGACGAGTACTACAAATGGCACGGAATAATAAGGGGTGGCCTAAGGctttattcacatgtcagtgattcaAGGATGTGTGCTGGCCATGTTCTTCATGGACAGCACGTGTACCCATTCAATTTCATGTGGTCTGTGAAAGCATGCTGTATTTTGTCCATCACTCCTATTATAGTGTATGGGtccaataaaaaaaagcacagacaCAAAATGGACGTCATCCTTGTTTTGTTCTTGTTTCACAGACCATTTATAGGAGATTTTCTGAAAATAATTCTTAACTGTGTAGTGTCAATGgaacacggatgacacatggagaaaaaaaaaaaaaggacacatggaccaaacatggatccctCACGGAAATCTTCACAGATTAATCACTGACCATCTTATCACAGATTTCATCAcagacatggacgtgtgaataaggcctaacgcAATATGATTTCTTGAGACCCAGCACTAGCCAGAGGGCATTTGATTGAAATATTTTGCAGTAAGTGCAGTAAACCTTGCAGACCACAAGCCAAAGCAGTCCTACGAAGCTTCATTTTGGTTTTTCAGATCCACCCGAAAAAAAACTATGTTGAAGGcttgatttaaagaggacctttcatgttttttgtttaattCAGTACCTTTACTTGTTTGGTACGctccgctgatgctgccatcatTGTTCTGTTTTTCAAAAATCCTTCGTTTACCCCTCTGCAGTTTTCGCgcccagtatgttaatactgagcatcggtacaaggAAGAGGAGACACCAGAgtttctccttctccctggctgttttTTCTCCCTAGCTGTGCCGTGCTCCGCTGCAATTGGACTGCAGCACAGCCAATGAGAAAGAGATGCCCACTGAGAGACCCTGGCTTCtcatcctccctgtaccgatgctcagtattaacatactagGCGCAAAAACTGCAGAGGAGGCACAGCGGGGCAAGCGACGGGTATTTGAAAGAAAGAACAATGATGGCAGCATCAGTGGAGTGTACCTCGTTACTAAAGGTACTTAATTAAacaaaaaatttaacaaaaatacaTGAAAAGTCCTTATTAAGCAAGTAGGACACACTGATGTATTTTGTGCTTATCTTTAAACCAAGACAAAAACATTTCTAGAGTTTTGATGATGTTATCAAAATCTATCTCACTGAGAACATACATTAAACTTTATCTGGTATTAAGCATTGAAAGACACTTACAAAGAGAAAAGGAGAACTGTCGGATGAGAAAGTGATCGCCAAATTTAGCATAGAAGAAAGGTGAAGGATCTGAAACAGAATGAAGGAGGACAGTTGGTGGTGCTCAGACGAGCCTGAGAAGTTAAAATAGCTTGAAGAACATTGCAGTATCAAAAGGAAAGAATAAGACCCTATAAGTCTGCATCAAATGTACAATCTTACCAGGTAGGTATAAAATGTGTCCATATATTTACAGTCTCATTGGTCATTTGGAAGAGACTTAGGATACATGCAGTGGCGGAGCATGTAGGGGAACGATATCCACAAATAATACTGTCTTCATGAAATACCTGAGGTTAAAACACAAAACAGGTTTAACAAGCattattattagttatttttATGCTGCCAAAATATAACACTTCGATGTACCTGTTCTCATTGGGGATTACAATAAAAATTTAcatatcagtatgtttttggagtgtgggagaataCTAGAGTGCTGGgaagaaacccacgcaaacacggggagaacatacaaactccacacAGCTGTTGTCCTTGGTAGTGTCCCAATCAAGGGAAACCAGcaccatgcatacatatatacatgttCTCATGTGGCAGTTTCACCAGAACTCACCTTGGGCACCTGGTGTACATTTAGCAGCCTGGGTAACTTCCAGCTCAGCATGGCTGCAGCTTTAGATTGATTCTTTTCTTGTCTATAGCCGTTCCTGGTAatgaattcttctaatgccctGGTAACACTGTTGTGACAAATATGTAGCATGAAGCAGTTTAGCATCAACTCTCCTTATTGTACTCTGACAACCTCCACACTGCTACTCCCTTTATCACACCCCACGCTCCACACCTTATCTATTTATTCAGTTATCAAAAGTCTTGTAACCCCTTTAGTAGGACAGACTGACAGATGCATCTCAAATGGGCTACAGACAACTGAAAGGGAACAGATATTATAAGGATGTGTAGAATGGTTGTGTGTCGTGCAGACCAGAGACATCCTGACATTGTGCACTCAGAAAGGAATCAATTACAAGAAGTTTTTACTCTCTAGAACACAAATGCTCAGGCCTTCCAAGGTGTGCTTTCTACACAAGGTTTTTGTCATATCTAGTATATAAATTCTGCATGGACTCAGAAGCTTTAAACAtggtttatacatttttttgttgaGAAAATGGAATCACATTTCTAACGTCTTACCTTGCATACCACCCTAATGCTTGTATAATCCCCCTCTGCACTTTGTGCCAGGCGCCTGATGACTTTATGAATGGAGGGCGCTCAGCACTTCTGATGGTTTTATTGCTACTGTAAAAGGTGTTCCTTCATCCCTGTCACATTAATGTGTGTAAGAGACATTGTTTGTAATTCAATGTCACGTCCTTAGAGGATGTAAATCAGGAGGAACATTTCACAAGTTAATAAGTAACTGAGAGGGGATAGGCTAGTTAACGTGTAATCTGGAAAGCAGATCCCAGACCCATATGTACCAGCACATACCTGGTATATCCTTTGCTTACGTGCACAG
The Bufo gargarizans isolate SCDJY-AF-19 chromosome 2, ASM1485885v1, whole genome shotgun sequence genome window above contains:
- the PAQR5 gene encoding membrane progestin receptor gamma isoform X2; the encoded protein is MLSWKLPRLLNVHQVPKVFHEDSIICGYRSPTCSATACILSLFQMTNETVNIWTHFIPTWYFLWRILALLSSLHDPFLWPLLVYLLSCCIYPLMSTCAHTFSIMSIQARHICFFLDYGALSMYSLGSAIAYSAYIFPDRWVNSPFHLWFVSWAVFNTVISTGMSCFSRFPEQARPRLSKVMRVTAFAYPYLFDSIPLFYRLFFCSGNDCTHNATLTMHIWHSIFAFLTGFLFATHLPERLAPGRFDYVGHSHQLFHVFGIMGTYFQMEALIMDMNLRKKWLLDHSVMPSLSGTLGAFCSAMVISLLLIAAFSWALYWKPKEQDKRKNF